The uncultured Sphaerochaeta sp. genome includes the window CAAGTTGTGGTGAAGCAAAAGCGTTGGGTGACGATTGCCGCACAGTTCAGGCAAACCTTACCAATAGGGAAGAACTACAGACAATCTTCTTGAAAGCAGTTGATTGCTTTGGCCAGGTTGACCATCTGATCAACAATGCATCAGTCTTTCCTTCAGCTTCCATCGACCAGACAACATTTGAGTTTTGGGATGAGTTGATGGCTCTTCACAACACGGCACCTTTTTTCCTTTCCAAGGCACTCTATTTACACCTGATTGAACGTGGGGCCACAGGGTCGGTCGTCAACATGGTCGATACCAAGATTGAGGCCCCCACTGCAAGCCGTAGTGCATATTATATCTCCAAGGGGGCCTTGTTGGCTCAGACCAAAACCTTGGCGGTATCCCTCGCGCCGACGCTACGCGTGAATGCCATCTCCCCTGGAGCAGTACTCAGTAATGGTGATGATACCTACTTTGCAAAGATGGCAGAACGACTCCCGCTCAAGCACACCGGCTCGGCCTCTGATATTGTACAGGCAGTAGCTTATTTACTCCGTGCTACTTTTGTTACAGGCATGGAACTCGCAGTCGACGGAGGACAGAGACTTTTGTAGTTTAGGTGAAGATGGGCCTATGGTACTTGCCCTTGATGTAATTCAATACGATAGTTAATGGTATTACTAATAGCTATAGAAGGAGTGCATATTCATGCATAATCGAAGAATACGAGGGATGGTTCTTTGCTTGGTTTTCATTGTTGGAACCACCTCCGCCTTCTCCCAGTCACTGGAGGATATTGTCTCCAGGGCACTTGGAGAGAGTACCCAGATGCAGGACTTGGAGATTACCAAGAACAACGCCCTATTGACCCAAAGCATTTCACAAGCAGAAGACGATGTAGGTATTACTGTCAGTAGCGGAGAGGTAAGTGCTACCTATGACCCTTCCACCAATGCTTATCAGTTCATGACTACTGGAATGGGGGCTTCCTTCTTGCTTCCAGATGATGGGGAGACTACCATCACCGTATCCACGGGTACGATGCGCTATCTGCCTGACGGGAGTGCCTTTGCCATCTCCCCCAAGGTTTCAGCGAGCCACACCATTACCTATGGCTATACCACCGATAATCGAGAAAGCCTTGCAAACAGGCAGACTGAAGTATTGGCTACCAGCTCCTATGAGAGCAGTAAGCTGACCTTTGCCAATACCATCTATAAACAGATCAGCAGCTTATTGGAGAATGAGAAGTCTATCAAGCAGACCGAAAAACAAATAGCAGACCTCCACCTAGACCTTGAACAGAATCTTTCGTTGAAGCTCATAAGGGAGGGAAGCCTTACCCATGAGACACAGAAGCAGGCAATAGCGTCCCAAGAGGCAACGCTCTCGGGTTTACAGGCCTCACGTGAGCTCTTACTGAGGCAGTACGCCACCTTAACCGGCTCCACATGGGAAGGTGTGGACTCAATTCCTGAACCGGTACTCGATTTCTCCAGCAATGAGGAAGGGAACAGCAATGTGCTTATGCAATCTCTTGCCCTTTCCATGGCAAAAGAGGACCTGGCGCTGAAGATGGCTGAGTTTGAGAACAAGAGTCTGAAACTGGGGGGATCTCTTAATCTGGGAGCCTCTAATAAGATTTCAGGAAATGAGACCATTACTCCTGGGATTTCTGCTACCTTGGCCGGCAAGCAGTTCTCCCTGACAGGCAAGGTGGAAGGAACGTATGATATCACTGCAAATGACTTCATTCCTCCTACCGTGAGTATCAGTGGATCATGGAGCAACAATCCTACCTCCACTACCGACTCTCTGACGGTACAGAAGTTGCAGAACGAGGTTTTGCTTGCTGAGATAGCGTATGCCAATGCCAAGAATGATTACAACCAGAGTGCAACTTCGCTTGAGAATAGGATAGCCTCCTGGAACCTCAGCTACATGTTGCTGGGCCAGACGATGGATTATCACCAACAAGTGTTGGAGCAGCAACAGGATCTGGCAGAGCGTGGCCTTGCTACTCAGAGCGAGGTGGATGATGCAGCCTTTACTGTGGAGATGGACGCCTATGACGTAGCTGTCACGCTCTTATCAGGCTTGCAATTAGAAAACGAAATTCGCATCTTGCAGATATAAGGGAGAAGCATTCCATGCAAAAGCAGTCCAATGAAATGAATACCGAGCACCAAGTAAGGAACCAGCTCAGACGGAAACTCCGTGTAAAACGGATCAAACGATTGACAACTACCTTCGTTGTATTGGCCCTGATTCTTTTCGGCCTCTTTCTCTACACCTTCTACAATGAAAACGGAAGAATGCCATGGGCAGAGGAAAAAGCACCGGTAAGTGCCATTAAGGAAGTTGAGGCAAAAGTATATGAGAGTACCTTCACCTCAACGATTGATCTCTCAGGGTATGTTGAACCAAATGACATCCAGAAAGTGATTCTCAGAGCAACTGGTACGGTAACCGATGTATTCGTGGAGGAAGGGGATGTGGTCAAGAAGGGCGATGTATTAATCGCCATCGATGATACCAGCCAGAAGTACGAAGTTGCAAATCTTGAAGCGGAACTGGAGAGAGCAAAACTGGTCGGAAGCGACCGTGAGGTTGAGCTGACCGAGCTGAGATTGCAATCGGCTCAGAATCGGCTGGACTACACCAAGGCATATGCAAATTTTGATGGGGTGGTGGCAGAGGTCAATGTCAGCCAAGGTGATTATTTTGATGCAGGTGCCAGTGCAATGACCATCATTGATCGCTCTGCTCTCAAGGCAACGGTTGAAATTGACGAGATCGATATGCAGTATGTACAGCTTGGGCAGAGAGCCACACTCTACTTTGATTCCTATCCATCATCGGCAGTGGAGGCGGAGGTTACCTATATCCCAATGCTTGGAAGATATACAAACCAAGGAATTGGGGTAATGGATGTGGAACTTACCATCTCTGATCCTCCGTCCCAGATTGCCCCAGGTTTCACCTTTGAAGGCTCGATTGCAAGTGAGGGAGAAACCACTTTGGTCCTGCTTCCCCAAAGTGCTGTGACAAGTAGCCGAGGTTCCAGCTATGTTACCAAGAAATTGGCGGATGGTAGTACTACAACCGTTGCTGTTACCGTAAAATACCTGGGGGAGGGAATCAGCCAGCTTCTCAGTGGAGACCTCAAGGTAGGGGATACCCTGATTATCAAGAAGACTGATACCAGCGCATCTGCTCTGGTCACCATGACAGGACCTGGTGGTGGCATGGGTGGAGGGCCAATGCGGTGATAGAGATGGAACAACATGTAATACACCTTGAGGACGTAAGGCGCTACTATGTCATGGGCGATTTCATCGTGAAAGCCCTTGACGGGGTGTCTCTGTCAATCAAGAAGGGAGAGTTTACCTCGATCATGGGACCCTCGGGAAGTGGAAAGTCAACCATGATGAATCTTATCGGTTGCCTCGATACTCCAACCAGTGGCCTGATCGACATTGATGGTGAGAATACTGCTGGCTTGAATGAAACTGAGTTGGCGTATATCAGAAACCGGAAAGTGGGTTTTGTTTTCCAGCAGTTCAACCTGTTGGGAAAGCTGACAGCCCTTGAGAATGTGGTAACCCCACTTCTCTATGCTGGCATGGGAGTACGTGAACGTAAGCAAAAGGCTGCTGATGCGCTAGAGCGGGTTGGTCTTGCAGACCGCATGTACCATCGTCCCAATGAACTCTCAGGTGGTCAGAAACAGCGGGTCGCAGTGGCTCGTGCCTTGGTAAATGACCCTACCATCCTGCTTGCAGATGAACCTACCGGTGCACTGGACAGCAAGACCGGAGGCCAGATCATGGAACTCTTTGAGGAGTTGAATGCTGAAGGCAGGACAGTCATTCTCGTTACCCACGATAGGGAGCTGGGAATGCGATGCCATCGACAGATACATCTGCGCGATGGAAAACTGGAGGAAGGGTATGCTGTTTGAGAACATAAAACTTGCATTCTCAGCAATGCGTGGCAGCAAGATGAGGACCGCCCTCTCCTTGTTGGGTATTGTTATCGGGGTAGCTTCGGTAGTAGCCATCTTGACCATTGGCCAGAGTGCATCAACAAGTATTACCGACAGCATCGCTGTAGGTGGCTTGGATATGATTACCGTATATCCATCCTATGCACAGCGCTCGAATGGTACCTTTGATGAGGAATTCAGCGATACCCTGCTTAGGGATATCGAGGGATTGACCACCGTACTCCCCCAAAACAACAGCAACGCCCAGATCCGCAGTGGACAGGAGACGGTCAATGCATCGGTTTCCGGGGTGCTCTCAAGCTATGGAGAAGTACTTAATCTGGAATATGCAGAGGGTGGTTTTTTCGAGTCCATGGACAATATCAATTATCGTCAGGTTATTGTGCTTGGTTCTGATATTGCTGAGGAGTTGTTTCCAGACCAGAGTGCCGTTGGCCAGTATGTAAGTGTGTTTCGAAACCAAGCAAAGAGTTATTTGGTGGTTGGAGTTCTCGAGAGCAAGGATGCTACCTTCAACCTATCCTATGATAACACGGTGTTTATTCCCTACAACACCTATGGACAGCGATTCACCCGGACCTCCGGAGTGGGTGCGTATGTCCTGAAAGTCCAGGACGGATATGATACCATTGAGGTCTCTGACAGGGTGACTGAATATCTAGATGGCATTGTGGGAAGTGATGGTTACAATATCTTCAGTCCAGCTAGTTTAGCCGATATGGCAAATGAGATTACTGGAACCTTCAGCGCGTTCTTGGCTGCTATTGCCGCCATCAGTCTCTTGGTTGGAGGGATTGGGATTATGAACATCATGCTGGTATCGGTTGCTGAACGTACCAAGGAGATTGGCATCCGCAAGGCTTTGGGAGCGAGCCCCAACGTCATTCGTGGGCAGTTTATCTGTGAAGCGCTCACGCTGACCATTATCGGTGGCTTATTGGGTATCTCACTGGGTGCCTTGATCAGTTACGGGGTGACCAATGTTATGGATTGGTCGTTGCATTTATCGTATACCTCGGTCATACTGGCGTTGGGTTTTTCCATGTTTGTCGGTGTCTTCTTTGGGTGGTATCCAGCAATGAAAGCCTCTCGTCTTGACCCGATAGATGCCCTTAATTACGAATAGGATTCTCAGGGGAGTATACGCTTGACTGTTAAGAAAACCAGGTGGATGATCGTTGATGGAAAGGAACCTTTCATCGTCATCACCTCACTCGCTTTTGCCTTCATTGTCTTGATTGCTCTGGTGATATTTCTCACCTCAGCCCTTCTTGACCGTGAAGAGTTGAGGATGCAGAGTGAGGCTGAACGGGCATTCAACTCGGTCTTTCTTGCTTTGCAGGATAGTACCAACAAGGCTTTGCAAGCCATGCAGGATGAGAATGTCTCTGGTATTGGTGTGTACAACTCCTTGGGAAGAAAGGTGCTGAGCCTGGGCAATGTCCCGATGACCATACCCTTGGACCGATTCGATTCTCGCGGTTCTCTGCCCAAGGACGGCTCGAATACGGGGACCGCAACCTTCAATAGAGAGACGGGGATGATAGAATACATCCGCTTCAGCCGTCTTACCATCCTCCTGGACACTGGCGAGCTTACCCTTACAGAGAATGGGTTGCTTCCAGCTCCCATTGACTTCCCTGATGTTCTGTATCTCCACTTTGATGGGCAGAACTATAACCACCGGGTAATGGTCATCATGGTTATCGGCATTGTCTCCAGCATGACATTGGTGGGCCTTTTCTTGTTGGTCCTCTCCATCTACCGGAACAACCGTCGTTATCGGGAGACTATTGCAAAGCAGGAGAGTCTGGTAAATCTTGGTCAAGCGGCAAGGACATTGACTCATGAGATCAAGAACCCGCTCAGTGCCATTACCATACAGCTTGCACTACTCAAGAAGACACTTCCTGCAAAACATGCCGGGGAACTGAAGCTCATTGAACAGGAGATCAGAAGGCTTACCCAGCTCACGAACAAA containing:
- a CDS encoding SDR family oxidoreductase, whose translation is METKQVVLITGGAKRLGLAMAQHLLGEGYRVVIHCNTSCGEAKALGDDCRTVQANLTNREELQTIFLKAVDCFGQVDHLINNASVFPSASIDQTTFEFWDELMALHNTAPFFLSKALYLHLIERGATGSVVNMVDTKIEAPTASRSAYYISKGALLAQTKTLAVSLAPTLRVNAISPGAVLSNGDDTYFAKMAERLPLKHTGSASDIVQAVAYLLRATFVTGMELAVDGGQRLL
- a CDS encoding efflux RND transporter periplasmic adaptor subunit, coding for MQKQSNEMNTEHQVRNQLRRKLRVKRIKRLTTTFVVLALILFGLFLYTFYNENGRMPWAEEKAPVSAIKEVEAKVYESTFTSTIDLSGYVEPNDIQKVILRATGTVTDVFVEEGDVVKKGDVLIAIDDTSQKYEVANLEAELERAKLVGSDREVELTELRLQSAQNRLDYTKAYANFDGVVAEVNVSQGDYFDAGASAMTIIDRSALKATVEIDEIDMQYVQLGQRATLYFDSYPSSAVEAEVTYIPMLGRYTNQGIGVMDVELTISDPPSQIAPGFTFEGSIASEGETTLVLLPQSAVTSSRGSSYVTKKLADGSTTTVAVTVKYLGEGISQLLSGDLKVGDTLIIKKTDTSASALVTMTGPGGGMGGGPMR
- a CDS encoding ABC transporter ATP-binding protein, with the translated sequence MEQHVIHLEDVRRYYVMGDFIVKALDGVSLSIKKGEFTSIMGPSGSGKSTMMNLIGCLDTPTSGLIDIDGENTAGLNETELAYIRNRKVGFVFQQFNLLGKLTALENVVTPLLYAGMGVRERKQKAADALERVGLADRMYHRPNELSGGQKQRVAVARALVNDPTILLADEPTGALDSKTGGQIMELFEELNAEGRTVILVTHDRELGMRCHRQIHLRDGKLEEGYAV
- a CDS encoding ABC transporter permease, whose translation is MLFENIKLAFSAMRGSKMRTALSLLGIVIGVASVVAILTIGQSASTSITDSIAVGGLDMITVYPSYAQRSNGTFDEEFSDTLLRDIEGLTTVLPQNNSNAQIRSGQETVNASVSGVLSSYGEVLNLEYAEGGFFESMDNINYRQVIVLGSDIAEELFPDQSAVGQYVSVFRNQAKSYLVVGVLESKDATFNLSYDNTVFIPYNTYGQRFTRTSGVGAYVLKVQDGYDTIEVSDRVTEYLDGIVGSDGYNIFSPASLADMANEITGTFSAFLAAIAAISLLVGGIGIMNIMLVSVAERTKEIGIRKALGASPNVIRGQFICEALTLTIIGGLLGISLGALISYGVTNVMDWSLHLSYTSVILALGFSMFVGVFFGWYPAMKASRLDPIDALNYE
- a CDS encoding HAMP domain-containing sensor histidine kinase, with amino-acid sequence MTVKKTRWMIVDGKEPFIVITSLAFAFIVLIALVIFLTSALLDREELRMQSEAERAFNSVFLALQDSTNKALQAMQDENVSGIGVYNSLGRKVLSLGNVPMTIPLDRFDSRGSLPKDGSNTGTATFNRETGMIEYIRFSRLTILLDTGELTLTENGLLPAPIDFPDVLYLHFDGQNYNHRVMVIMVIGIVSSMTLVGLFLLVLSIYRNNRRYRETIAKQESLVNLGQAARTLTHEIKNPLSAITIQLALLKKTLPAKHAGELKLIEQEIRRLTQLTNKVSDFLRNPLGKPVVVDLNELFNSLVMRFDKPIRFSSGSPQQIVIDVDRARSVFENLLKNAVESSNTRDPQVEVRITTDKRNLVHIYVMDRGDGIRVEDSKKIFDPFFTTKIHGSGIGLSISQQFVKARGGNIRLYPRDGGGTVAEVVLPKSIHTAKLMGVTRK